DNA from Romeriopsis navalis LEGE 11480:
TATCAAGAGCGTTTGCGATCGCCTCGCCAAAGCCGGCTATGCCGCGCTGGCACCCGACTTTTATCAAGGTGCAAGTTTTGCTTATGACCAGCTTCAGGGCGCGATTGCCAAGCTAAAGACGATGCAAGACGACGTGGTCGCAGGCCAATTTGGAAAAGGGTTGGAGTTTCTGGCGCAGCAGCCAAATGTCAAATCTAATGGCGTTGGCGTCATCGGCTTTTGTATGGGGGGACGCTTCACTTTTCTCAACGCGGCAGTCCATGCCGATCGGGTTAAAGCCGGGGTCGCTTACTACGGTGGTGGCATTTCGGCTACCGCTGACGGCCGACCCAATGCGGTCGGCCAGAGGGATTTAATCAGCCAAGCCCCTAAAATCAAAGCCCCGATGATGTTTATGTACGGCACTGAAGATGCCCTGATTGCGGCTGAGGAGCACCAACGTGTGGCCTATGCGATGTCCAAGGCGAAGAAGTCCTATGCGATTAATGTGTTTGAAGGCGCACAACACGGGTTCGATAGTGATCGACGCGCTAATTACAACCCCGCAGCGGCAGAAGAAGCCTGGGAACGGACGATCGCCTTTTTCGATCGGCACGTAAAATGCGGCTAAATCGAATCTATTCAACCATGGGCGGGCCGAAAAACAACCATTCCACTCTGCCCTAAACAGCAAAAGCGCCGATCGCTCTACACAACTGAAACGATCGGCGCTTTAAAATTAATCGCAAGTTGGGCGAGTCACCCAACCAACGAGTTAAACGACTTTATACAGGCGCTTTAGCTTTGATTTGAGCCCCGTCTTTTTCCAGGAATGCCTGCAGCTCAGCCAGCTCTTCATCTTCGATCTTCGTCTGCATCGGACAGAATTTCGGCCCACACATGGAACAGAATTCTGCCTGCTTGTAGACGTCTTCTGGCAGCGTCTCGTCGTGGTATTCCTTAGCTCGCTCAGGATCAAGGGATAGCTCGAACTGCTTATTCCAGTCGAAGTTATAACGGGCTTTCGACAGTTCATCATCCCGATCGCGTGCCCCCGGACGATGCCGGGCAATGTCCGCCGCATGGGCGGCAATCTTATAAGCAATCAAGCCATTGCGCACGTCTTCTGCATTCGGTAGACCCAGGTGCTCTTTCGGTGTGACGTAGCACAACATTGCTGTACCGTACCAACCCGCCATTGCGGCCCCGATCGCCGACGTAATGTGGTCATAACCCGGTGCGATGTCTGTGACCAATGGCCCCAACACATAGAATGGCGCTTCGGAGCACTCTTCCATTTGCTTGCGTACATTGAACTCGATTTGGTCCATCGGCACATGACCCGGCCCTTCGACCATCACCTGCACATCATGCTCCCAAGCCCGGCGCGTCAGTTGTCCCAAAGTTTTCAGCTCGGCCAACTGCGCATCATCCGACGCATCATGGGTACAACCCGGACGCAGTGAATCACCCAAACTAAAGGAGACATCATACTTCTTGAAAATCTCAATGATGTCGTCGTAGCGGGTATAGAGGGGATTCTGCCGCTTGTGATGCAACATCCACTTGGCAATAATCCCACCACCCCGGGAAACAATCCCCGTCAGCCGACTACGAGTCAGGGGCAAATGCTCCACCAACAGACCGGCATGGATGGTCATATAGTCCACCCCTTGTTGCGCATGCTTCTCGATGATGTGGAGAAAATCATCTTCGGTGAAGTTGTCAAAATTACCATGCACGCTTTCCAGCGCTTGGTAGATCGGCACCGTCCCGATCGGAATCGGCGAAGCATTGATCACCGCTGTCCGAATTTCATCCAAATTGCCGCCCCCCGTGGACAAATCCATCAGGGTATCCGCACCGTACTTCACCGCTTGGTGCAGCTTGGTCAGTTCTTCATTGATGTCAGAAGAGTTCGGTGAGGCACCAATATTGGCATTCACCTTACATTTCGAGGCAATACCGATCGCCATCGGCTCCAGATTCGGGTGATTAATATTGGCCGGAATAATCATCCGCCCCCGCGCCACTTCTTCACGGATTAGATCAGCCGGGAGATTTTCCCGCTTGGCCACGTAATCCATCTCTTCTGTGATCACGCCTTGACGGGCATAGTGCATTTGAGAAACATTCGCCTGACCTTTACGCTTGGCGATCCATTCTGTTCGCAACATATACTCAATGTCCTCAGATAAACAGCTTCCCTGCGCTGGTATTACCCAGAAATTCATTGCGATCGAGCCACCGGCAAACCGCAATAACTAAATCAGGTTCTAAGGGTGTTTTCTCAGCCCCGTAGGGAGGGCACCCCTAGCTATAAAACTGATCCTAACACTACTAAAGCGCTCCGATGTCAAGGCTCCACGGGAGCTTA
Protein-coding regions in this window:
- a CDS encoding dienelactone hydrolase family protein; protein product: IKSVCDRLAKAGYAALAPDFYQGASFAYDQLQGAIAKLKTMQDDVVAGQFGKGLEFLAQQPNVKSNGVGVIGFCMGGRFTFLNAAVHADRVKAGVAYYGGGISATADGRPNAVGQRDLISQAPKIKAPMMFMYGTEDALIAAEEHQRVAYAMSKAKKSYAINVFEGAQHGFDSDRRANYNPAAAEEAWERTIAFFDRHVKCG
- the thiC gene encoding phosphomethylpyrimidine synthase, producing MLRTEWIAKRKGQANVSQMHYARQGVITEEMDYVAKRENLPADLIREEVARGRMIIPANINHPNLEPMAIGIASKCKVNANIGASPNSSDINEELTKLHQAVKYGADTLMDLSTGGGNLDEIRTAVINASPIPIGTVPIYQALESVHGNFDNFTEDDFLHIIEKHAQQGVDYMTIHAGLLVEHLPLTRSRLTGIVSRGGGIIAKWMLHHKRQNPLYTRYDDIIEIFKKYDVSFSLGDSLRPGCTHDASDDAQLAELKTLGQLTRRAWEHDVQVMVEGPGHVPMDQIEFNVRKQMEECSEAPFYVLGPLVTDIAPGYDHITSAIGAAMAGWYGTAMLCYVTPKEHLGLPNAEDVRNGLIAYKIAAHAADIARHRPGARDRDDELSKARYNFDWNKQFELSLDPERAKEYHDETLPEDVYKQAEFCSMCGPKFCPMQTKIEDEELAELQAFLEKDGAQIKAKAPV